CAGAATTAACAGTGTCAGCATTACTCAGAACCAAGACCAAGTCTTGCCAGCATAAGACCAAGTCAAGTCAAGAATAAGACAAAGATCCCAGCATTACTCAAGTAATTCTTGGCACATCTCATACAAATATTTCAAGGGTTATTCTGGTACTTACACTCAAGCTTGGCTCTATAAATAGAAGACATATGTTATGTTCTTATGCACCGAAAATCCTTGCAAGCATACAAAGAAAGCCAAAGTTCTAAATCACAAAGTTATCATTCACTCTATGTATTACTTTCTATATTCACTACCATATATTGAACCCATAAATATTAGAGTTATCatattcaatctcaatttgtatACTCATTGACATATGGAGAGTATTTAGGAACTTATTGTAAACATCCTAAGATCACAAAGTATATCAAAGAtatacaaaaccaattttttgtaagctgtctgtaagctataccattccgaagtgtaagcctggtgaggctaagaatacatagaagaaaGAAGTTATTGTAAGAAGATTCaataaaggataatctcacagggtatggggactggactaaccaagttggtgaaccaggataagttttcttgtgttcttctttccTAATCTTTTACTTATATTATTCATCACTATATTTGATCACACACATTAACACTCATTACTTAACATAAACTTTTAAGTTATTACTTATCATCCTTACTTCTTTAGAGCTAAATTTTAAAtacttaaacaaatttaaaaaggacacaatccaaccccccttaTTGTGTCTTACCTTTTTccatcaattggtatcagagcttcgGGCTCTGAATATAcagaacacttaaccgtgttagagttaATCGATCAAAAAGAACAGGAATGGCTGATACAAAGTTTATAGATGAAGGAGGATCATCACATAGACCTCCTTACTTCAATGGTTCTAACTAATATTATTTGAAAGGTAAGATGAGACTGTTTTTGTTCTCTTTAGATAACAACATGTGGTCTATGGTTGAAAATGGAAACTACACACCAATGACTACTGCAACAGACACAATTGCGTCAGTTCCAAAAACTCAGTCACAATGGACAAAGGAAGAAAACGATAAGGTGCTACTAAACTCTAAAGCTCAATTCATATTATCATGTGCTCTTAGCAGGGAAGAATACGAACGGATAGAAGAATGCACAACTGCTAAAGAAATCTGGGATGCCCTTAAAATACATCATGAAGGAACGAGTCATGTTAAAGAAGAAAGAATTGATCTAGGTGTTAGGAAATTTGAAACCTTTGAAATGAAGGAGGAAGAAACCATAGATGAAATGTTCTCTAGATTTACTATAATTGTCAATGAACTAAGATCACTGGATAAAGCTTATACTGCTCATGAAAGAATCAGAAAAATCTTGAGATGTCTTCCAAAAATTTGGAGACCTATGGTAACAGCTATTTCACAATGAATCTCAAATGAATTTCTCCTCTAAAAAGAAATCTATGCTTGCACAATGAGATGACTCAGAAAACTCTAATTCTGAAGCTTAAGATGAAGAAGCTAACTTGTGCTTAATGACCAATTCTAATTCTGAAGAGGTAAGTACATCAAACTTTTGTTATACTTGCAAAGAGATAGGAATTTTGTTCGATAATCTATTAGAAGAATAAAAAATCTTAACTAAAAAATGCTTGTTCCAAAAAGAACAAATTCATGCTCTtaaagctaaaaaaaatgatcTAATAAAATCCAACTCAAAAAATTTAGAAACCATTAAGGAGTTGAAAAAAGCATATTCATCTTTATCCTTACACCAAAAGTTTCTTAATGACAAAATCAAACCTTCATGCAATCAAGATAAAATTGAAAATCTTGAAAATCAAGTAGAAACCCTTACTAAAGACATAACTTCATTTGTAAAATCTACTGAG
This sequence is a window from Vicia villosa cultivar HV-30 ecotype Madison, WI unplaced genomic scaffold, Vvil1.0 ctg.002989F_1_1, whole genome shotgun sequence. Protein-coding genes within it:
- the LOC131640185 gene encoding uncharacterized protein LOC131640185 — its product is MWSMVENGNYTPMTTATDTIASVPKTQSQWTKEENDKVLLNSKAQFILSCALSREEYERIEECTTAKEIWDALKIHHEGTSHVKEERIDLGVRKFETFEMKEEETIDEMFSRFTIIVNELRSLDKAYTAHERIRKILRCLPKIWRPMVTAISQ